TCCATGAATCGGCCGGTGGTCGCTTTGCTCTCCCGCGCGCTCGACGCCGTTGGAGACCACCGTGCGGTTCTCGGCGAAGGAAGCTGTCGCCGTCGCGGGGACGCCCACACGCGCACGCTTGCCTCGCACAGGGGCGCCGCCCAGAGCCGCTCGACGGAGCTGCGCGCTGGCCAAAGCTGCACGCAACTCCGGCGAGAGGGCCTGGTTGACGCCGAAGCCTTTTCCCCGTCGCGCGGTGCTCGCCGTCTTCGCTATTGCAGCGGCGTCGCCCGCTTGTCGGGagaggagagcaggaaagaaaggTAAATGGGCTAGGGTTTCGTGGGGAGCCGGGCGGCGACGACGCGCTGGTTTTGATCCAGCCGGGGTCGTTCCTGGCCATCGGATTGCATCCGACGGCTCGGGTGGTCCTGGCGTTGCAAATGGGCTGTGGCCCAAGAGGGGATCAGGGGGAGCAAATACTGGGCTGGGCCAATTTTGGCCCAGTTCAGCAGGATTATTatgctaataataataaaaaaaaaaatttagggCTGAAATAAATATCTTTTCAGGGCTATTTTTCTGGatgaattgattatgcttattacGTTTATTTTAGGCCACAATTTTAATTGTCATGCTTAGTTAATTTACATGTTGATATTACTTTTATTATTTAGTTTATTTATGATTAATGAATTATGGTGATATTTATCACTATAATTATTATGTGATAATGCTTCCGCTGCAAAAATAAAGTTTATGGATCCTCAAATAAAGTGTGGTTTTATGCCTTGTCATTCTGACCAAAGTTGTTTGACGGGCATTTTAACTGCAAAATTCTTTTATTGGTCTGTTTCACTTCTGGCCAAAGCTGATGTGAACCGGGTCGGTAAAAGAAAATAATGAATGAGGATCATTAATGTGTGGCTTCTATTTATCAATTTGGCCAAAGCTAATTGATGAATATTTGTCCACAAAATTTTGTTGTTCATTTTCATCTCTGGCCAAAGCTGATTtgaatttgatcaataaaatttaatgatgattatgatgatgcttACTAAAGCATTTTGAATTTTTTCTTTTGCAGCAACTAATGTCTCTAATATTGCTGGAATGCTAAATGGCATCGAACAGCTAAATGGCAGCAATTATGTCACGTGGAAGGAGAAGCTTGAGATCACTATGGCCTTACTCAATATTGATTATGCTCTCCTTAATGATCCTCCTGAGGTGCCTAAAGAAAATCATGAAAATTATGAAGCCCTCAAGAAGGAATATGACATTATTAAGACTAAGTGGGATGACTCTAATCGCAAGTGCCTTATGATGATAAAGGGCTCCATTACACAGAGTATGAGGGGAGCCCTTCCTGATTGTGAGACAGCAAAAGGGTACTTTGCAAAAATTGAGCATCAATTTAAAGGGTCTTCTAAAGTTTATGCAACAAGTCTTATCAGAAGGCTAATTGATGAAAAATATGATCCCACTGGAAGTCTTCGAGAGCATATTATGAAAAAGTGCAACATGGCCGCCAAACTAAAGTCAATGGAGATggaaatctctaatggtttcctcGTCCATTTTATTATGTCATCTTTGCCTCCCCAATTTGATCCATTTATGATCAACTATAATGCGATGGATGTTAAATGGGAGATTGATGAAATGATGGCGCGATGtgtgcaagaagaagaaaggctTAAGGCTGACAGAATTGATCATGTTAATCAGTTTGGTCATTCACAAAAGAAGAAGTATAGAAAATTTGTGAATGAATATGTGAAGCCCAAGCCTTATAAGTTCAAGGAAAAAGGCCAATCCTCAAAAGGTTCACAGCAAAAGAAGCCAGAAAAAGCGCCTAATGCTGAAGGAAATAATTCCAATGCTTGCCACTTTTGTGGAAAAGGTGGGCATAGGCGAAAGGATTGTTTTGGCTTCAAGAGATGGCTCAAAGAAAGAGGTACCGACACTATTACTGTTGTTGAAGAATCCCTTTATGTTAATTATGCCACCAATACTTGGTGGATTGATTCAGGTGCAACAATTCATGTTGTAAATTCGTTGCAGGGATTCAATATGAGGAAGACCCTAAAAAGAGGGGAAAGAACAATTAGAGTTGCTAATGGTGTTGAAGCTTATGCCGAGGCGATTGGAGACTTCACTCTTACACTTCATGGCGGTTTTAAGCTTCAGCTAAATAATGTTCTTTATGTACCCTCGATGAAACGGAATTTAGTTTCCGTCTCATGTTTAGATGATGATAGTTATGAGTGTCACTTTGGGAATAAGCAGTGTATAATTATGTATGACAATAATAATGTTGGCCTTGCCTGTCGACACGACAAACTTTATGTAATTTCCCTTTGTGATGATATAAATAATGTGGGTTCTACCTCAAATATAAATGTCGGTACCAAACGCAAACGTAATAATAATGAGACCTCTTCGAAATTATGGCACTATCgtttaggccatatttcgagggggaggATTGAGCGTCTCATTAAAGAtcaagttcttccttctcttgattTTTCGGATGCGGATGTTGATCATTGTATCGACTGTATCAATGGAAAATATGCCAAGAAAATTAAGAAAGGTGCAAACCGAAGCACGGGAGTTTTGGAATTAATTCATACGGATATATGTGGTCCGTTTAATGTGAGATCGGTGGACGGTTATAATTCATTCATAACGTTCACTGATGATTTCTCCCGTTATGGATATAtttatcaaatcaaagaaaaatcagaGGCATTAGACAAGTTCAAGATTTTCAAAGCTGAGGTTGAAAATCAATGTAATAAAAGAATTAAAGTTGTAAGATCTGATCGTGGTGGTGAATACTACGGCAGACATGCAACTTATGGTCAAATTCCTGGACCATTTGCAAAATTCTTACAGGAAAATGGCATTGCCGCCCAATACTCAGCACCGGGTGAACCTCAGCAAAATGGGGTGGCTGAAAGGAGAAACCGCACACTTATGGATATGGTGCGGAGTATGTTAAGCCACTCCACTttaccggtgaatttatggatggAAGCCCTTAAAACAGCAGCACATATTCTTAACAGGGTTCCCAGTaaatcggtgcccaaaacaccgtatgaattatggactGGGAAAAAGCCAACCCTGAATTATTTTCATGTATGGGGCTGTCTCGCTTGAAGCAAGGATTTTTAATCCGGTTATGGGAAAATTAGACCCCAAGACGATCAGTTGCCATTTTATTGGTTATCACGACAAATCTAAAGCATATCGATTTTATTGTCCAAATCGAGACAACGAAATTTGTTGAAACAAGACACGCTGTGTTCTTGGAAAGTGAtatgatgagggggagcatgaCTCCCAGAGAAATAGTCTTGGAGGAAAAACAGGAATATGTCCCGATGCTCGTAATCCAAGAGCCGGTGTTTTCAGTACATACCGAAATTGCACCTCAAGTTTCAGCTCTGTAGCTGATGGTGCTCACATAACTGGACAACAAAAGGACCAAGAACAAGCAATTACGAGTGTATTCAAGAAGGCAACGTGCTGCTAATGCAACACCTGCCGATACACGGCGATATTCAGATGTCACATCTAATGATGCTCTTATTGAAAATAATCAGCAGTCTCAAACTGTTATTAATGTGCCGAATAATGAGCCTCTTAGAAGGTCACGGCGGGCTAGAAAGCCTGCTATTCACGATGATTATCTCACCTACATGAGTGAGGATACAAATGAGCCGGTTGTTGGATAATGATCCCACCTCATTTAAGGAGGCTATGGAAAGTGAATATTCGTCTAAATGGCTCGATGCTATGAAAGATGAAATGAAGTCCATGAGCACTAATGATGTATGGGACTTAGTAGAAATCCCTGAAGGAGCCAAAACAGTTGGATGCAAATGGGTCTATAAGACCAAACGTGACTCCAAGGGTGATATCGAAAGGTTTAAAGCAAGGCTTGTGGCAAAAGGATTCACTCAAAGAGAAGGGATTGATTATAATGAAACTTTTTCACCCGTCTCTTCGAAGGATTCATTCAGAATAATTATGGCACTCGTGGCTCATTATGATTTAGAGCTAcatcagatggatgtcaaaacggcatttcTAAATGGTGACTTACATGAAGATGTATACATGGCACAACCGGAAGGTTTTGTTAtggaagaaaataaacatttaggaTGTCATCTGAAGAAATCCATCTATGGTTTGAAACAAGCATCAAGAGAGTGGTATCTCAAATTTGATCAAGTCATAAAGAAATTTGGTTTTAAGGAAAATAAGAAGGACAATTGTGTTTATGTTAAGTTCAGGGGGAGTAATTATATCTTCACGatattatatgttgatgacataCTCTTGGCCAGCAGTGATAAAAATATGTTGATGGAGACCAAGAGATTCCTGTCTTCAAAGTTCGATATGAAAGATCTCGGTGAAGCAACTTATGTTTTAGGAATTGAAATTCACCGGGATAGATCCAGAGGGATCTTGGGGCTATCTCAGAGAGCATATATTGAAAAGGTACTGAAAAAGTACAATATGTATAAGTGCTCAGCCTACTTTGCTCCTATTGTTAAGGGCGATAAATTTGGGACTTTCCAGTGCCCAAGAAATAATTATGAATCTGCGCAGATGAAGTCAATTCCTTATGCCTCAATTGTTGGGAGTATTatgtatgcacaagtgtgcactcgccctgaTTTAGCTTTTGTGACCGGGATGCTTGGCAGATATCAGTCCAATCCAGGTCTGGATCACTGGAAGGCTGCTAAAAAGGTCTTGCGTTATTTGCAAGGTACTAAAGGCCTCATGCTTACTTATGAGAAATCTGATAATCTCGAAATAGTGGGTTATTCAGATGCTGATTTTGCGGGGTGTGTTGATACTAAGAAATCCACATCAGGTTATATCTTCACCCTTGCAAAAGGAGCTATATCATGGAAAAGCTCGAAGCAAACTGTTACTGCATCGTCGACAATGCAGGCAGAATTTGTAGCATGTTATGAGGCAACCGGGCAGGCGGTATGGTTGAAGAATTTTATCCCGGCACTAAGAGTGATTGACAGCATTTCCAGGCCTCTCACTCTATACTGCGATAATCAACCCTTGATGATCTATGCGAGTAACAACAAGTCAAGTGCAGCTGGCAAATTTATTGACCTTAAGTATCTTGTTGTGAAAGATAGAATCCAGGATCAAACAATAGATATCAAGTACATTAGTATTAAATTTATGTTAGCGGATCCGCtcacgaaaggcttaccacccagcgtaTTTAGAGAGCATGTTGCCGGCATGGGTTTGGTTGAAAGCTTTTAATCCTGGAGAAGTTGGAACTATTATGGCACCATCTCCCCAAAAGGGGCTCATTTTGAGATCGGATGGGAACCATAGTCACTTGGTTTAACAGTACTTAATTGACTGTTGTAACCTATTGTCTTGGTGTACCATTTTATCAAAAGATGAGTCTGTGATGTTTATGATGTTTATGTAAAGAATTATGTAAATTAAGTTAATATATGATGTGAATAAAGTTTATGGAGCTCATAAATTAAAGAGGTTCAttttgatatgaagtaatgtgctaTAGTCACTAGATTAAATGGTACCTAACAGACCATTATAATCTTTTCGTCCTAGTACATTATTTTGTTAAAAAAAAAATGAGCTTATAATGATCAGCCTtacgatcaagggggagaatgttggaTATTTTGGTGATCTAGGCTGCTCTCCTAGGTCAGATCTTTTTGGGTTGCTACAGTAGGACGGTACTACAGTAGGGCGGTGCTACAGTAAATGGCCACCTATCCTTATGTGTTGTCTTGATCGGAGACATCGATTTTGATCCAACGGTGCTGGTTCCCCTAGTGCATAGTGCTAAACATATATAAAGGGGTCAAATGACCCTAGAAGAGTGAAGAACACACGGCTGCTCTCAgttctctctctcactctctctctcacacaaattAAGCCACCGATCAGGCTAGCACTAAAGCACTGGGAAGAATCAAGCACAAGTTGCTCCATTTTGGTGTGAGCAATTAAACAAGAGGAGACATGGCATCATCTTCAGATCAAGGTATTTCTGATCTTATTCTTTTGTGGCTCAAACTAGAGCTAGTTGATCCTGCTGGATACTACAGATACATCTTCAACAACCCACACAATCCTACAAGTTCAGCTTCACGCAAGTCATGCATTGCTTGGAGCAGGCGATTTTGTTAGCATAATCCAAACCCGAACGTAGGAGTGGTTTGGCCTATCTAGAAAGGGCCAGCTTTTGTACATGGAACATGGTTTATCTCAACAAACTTGCAGAGTTTTTGCGTGCTTCCAAGGTAACTTTTATCAATGCCCAACTAATTTTGTTTTTGAAACGGTGGCACACAAGAGCAGAATTCTCATTTTATAAATAGAAGTGGCAGCTCTTCTCATCTATGCATCTCACCAACAAACATCTTCAATTGACACCATGAAGACCTTCTTCTTGCTCCTCCTCCTTTCTCTAAGCCTAGCAGCAAGCACCACCATCGCCTTTGCGCAATGCAACAATGATGTTCAAGGAGAGAGTACTACCACCAAAGACCCTCTTATTCCTCCTCATATTGGTTTTGCCCACTGCCCAGATGAGACTATAAAGAAGCTGGATGTTTGCCAGGATTACATGAAGGAGCGGTGTATGCCGGGCCGGGACTGGAGATGGTGGAAAAGCTGCAAGAAAGTGCAGAGAATGTGCTGCCAACAGTTGGCGGAGACGCCGCAGAAGTGCCGCTGCAAGACTATCTGCAAAGGATTCCAGAGCGAGCTCGGACAGATACTGGAACATGCTGACCTGTACGGTTCTTTCCTGCAGAGCACTGTTGCCAGTCTGACGAAGAGGGCCCAGAGCCTGCCCTCCGTGTGCAACATGACCCCAAGATCCTGCAACcttcccaccaccgccaccggtcgCTGCTTCTGATTATTTTATGCTAGTTATGTAGCTTAATTAGCTTCCTTTGGTGACCAATAAACTGTATGTCGTTGTTCCAGTGTATGGGACCAATAAATGTAGTCACCATGGAATAATATATGAATAAAGTTTTCTCTTGAATGTGTGTTTCTCCTGCAATTTTTCCATGCTACAAACGTTAGAAAGTTTGTTTAAATGATGTTAGATTTTGGGTTACACAAAATATACAATATCAAGGCTCAAGACAATAAACGTGATTTTGCTCTCCACATCTGTCTTCCTGTAGATCACAACTGACAAGTTATGCTGGCAAAATTTTGTACATACATACCAACATATTATTTCCAGGTTTTTTTCTTAGATTTAAGAATGAAGAATTTGATTTCCCTTTTTAACAGAGCTCTGGAG
This region of Lolium perenne isolate Kyuss_39 chromosome 2, Kyuss_2.0, whole genome shotgun sequence genomic DNA includes:
- the LOC127329797 gene encoding puroindoline-A-like, producing MKTFFLLLLLSLSLAASTTIAFAQCNNDVQGESTTTKDPLIPPHIGFAHCPDETIKKLDVCQDYMKERCMPGRDWRWWKSCKKVQRMCCQQLAETPQKCRCKTICKGFQSELGQILEHADLYGSFLQSTVASLTKRAQSLPSVCNMTPRSCNLPTTATGRCF
- the LOC139835970 gene encoding uncharacterized protein; this encodes MASSSDQATNVSNIAGMLNGIEQLNGSNYVTWKEKLEITMALLNIDYALLNDPPEVPKENHENYEALKKEYDIIKTKWDDSNRKCLMMIKGSITQSMRGALPDCETAKGYFAKIEHQFKGSSKVYATSLIRRLIDEKYDPTGSLREHIMKKCNMAAKLKSMEMEISNGFLVHFIMSSLPPQFDPFMINYNAMDVKWEIDEMMARCVQEEERLKADRIDHVNQFGHSQKKKYRKFVNEYVKPKPYKFKEKGQSSKGSQQKKPEKAPNAEGNNSNACHFCGKGGHRRKDCFGFKRWLKERGIQYEEDPKKRGKNN